Genomic segment of Veillonella parvula DSM 2008:
TTGTGTTTATTAATTTATAAGAATCTATACACTTTAGTCCACGATGATTGCATCGTGCAAGCGGAAGCTATAAATATAGCAAGCTTTCACGGGCATCCCCGTCAATCGCTGCAAGGCCTCTTTATAGAGATCCATTTGGATTTTATAGCGCTTGATGAGGTCTTCTCCGGATGTAACGCGATCCGTTTTGTAATCTACGAGAACCCATTCACCGCTCTCTTCAAAAGCCGTATCAATAATACCTTGGAGGAACAGATTTTCCCCGTCCTCTAAAGTATCATATACACGTTTTCCTTCAAAGAGCATGCTAAACGGCAATTCTCGCTCGATACGTTTTGCATTGATAAGGCGCTTACCAAGATCAGAGCTGAAAAATTTATACAAACTTGTATCGCTTAATAAATTTCTCTCTTCCTCTGTGAAAGTCCCTTTCGCCACCAGTGCATCTAGTTCTTTTGTCAAAGAAGCTTGCGTATACTTCACAAGAGGTAGCCATTGCATAGCCTCATGCATCAAGGTACCCCATTGAGCACCTGTCAATACATCTTCTTTGGACTGTAGTGCTTGTGGCTTTCGACCGAATACGGAATTTGCTAAATCATCCTCCGAAACTTTAACAGGCTGAACACTAATATTACTAGTGTCATCGGCACTAAGATTTGGATTCGTTGTATCCAGCTTGATAGACTGAACCGCATCCGACACGGCTCGTTTAGCACCCAAATCTACTATTGCAACCGATTCATTAAGAGTGTCTATATTTCCTGCCTCTAGTTCTCGTTCTTGGAATCGTCGCTTCAATTCACTAACGGAAATTTTAGCAGTACGTCGTGTAGCATCGTTGTATGGATAGGTATAGTTAAAACGGTCCACGATTTCCTGCGGTAATTCTACGGAATTAACAGCTTTTAAGTCCCGCACCTTATTGATTGTTGTCTCGTCGATATCCGCTTTGTAATCGAGATCACCATAAAGAGAGCCATCATGGATCTCAACCTTTAAACGACACTGTTTATCCGGTAAATCAAAATAAGTTGGCCCTTCGTACTCGATGGCTACGCGCAATGGATTACCACCATCTAAATGACGAGCAAAGCCCATCATCATCCAATCTAGATAGGTATTAGCTTGTGTGATAATATCTGTCGGTAACTGTTGAGTTTCTACGGAAGCCGCATTTTTAATGAGCTCACCCATGGTGCTTAATACACCTTTAGAATTTTTAAAGCCTTTAATAAAGCCTGTCATGAATAGCTTATCTCGTGCCCGTGTCAAGGCAACATAAAGAATGCGCTGCTCCTCCGCCTTGAGGGCCGCCTCTTTTACGTCTTTCACATAGAACCAGGGCATGGTCGGGAAGGACACTCGAATATCTGGAAAATATCCTTTCAAACCAAGGCCTGCATTTTTATCGATAAGAAGCTCTGAACGCAAGTCCATCATATTGAATCTTTTTTGTACACCAGATAAAAATACTACAGGGAATTCAAGGCCCTTGCTCTTATGGATAGTCATTAGGCGCACCACATTATCTGCCTCGCTCACCACATTGGCAAGTGGCATATCTTGGTTGCTGTCGCGCAAGCTTTCCACAAAGCGCAAAAACCTAAAGAGCCCGCGGAAGCCTGAAGCTTCATAGCCCTTAGCTCTATCATATAAGGCGAGCACATTCGCGCGGCGGACGAGGCCATTCGGCATAGCCCCTACATAGTTTACATAGTCTTGGGATTCGTAAATATCCCATAGCAAATCGGTCACACCGTGACGACGCGACAAAGTGCGCCACCGCTCCATATGGCCAATGAAAGCTAATAAGCGCTCATCTTGAGCCACTTCTGCATAGGCTGGCATGAGCGACCATAGGGAACCCTCACCAGACAGGCGCAATGCGCCTAGTTCGTTCGCATCAAGGCCTACCAGGCCGGAGTGCAATACGGCAGCCATCGGCAAATCTTGTTCCGGATTATCTATGATGGATAACAATGCCAATAAAAGTTGAATCTCTTGTGCTTCAAAGTAACCGTCTCGCTCATTTACAACCGCAGGAATCCCCGCTTGACGCATGGCTTCTACGGCACGCGTCCCCCAGCCCGCTAAGGATCTGCGCAAAATAGCAAAATCTCGCCATTCGATTTGACGAAATGTACCATCGGGATTTTGCACCTGTTTCTTAGCAGCATGGATTTCCTTGATTTTTTGAATGATGAAATCTAGCTCACGCTCGTTGTTTTCAGGGTCATCCCCTTCATCTTCGTCACTTTCACTAGCACCAAGGGTATCCTTACTCACATCTAAGAGCTGCAATTCCACGTCGCCTCCAACCCAATCCTCTGGTACATCCTCTACGATGCGGCCAGGAATGAGCGATTCAGCCTCTGTATAATTAAGCTCTGCCGCGTCTTCCGTCATGATTTGATAGAATAAAAAGTTCGTAGCAGCCAAAATATTTGCGTCAGATCGGAAGTTTTTCGCCAAGTCGATACGTCGTTCTACCGCATCAGTACCACCGTAAGTATTGTACTTCTCCATAAATAGAGAACTGTCGGCCATACGGAAGCTATAAATGGCCTGCTTCACGTCCCCCACATAGAACCTATTATCGACGCGAGAAATCAAGTTGATAATCGTCTCTTGAACGCCGTTCGTATCTTGGTATTCATCGACCATGATTTCTTTGAAAGTATCTTGCAATTCCTTTGCCACTTCAGATGGCTGAGGGTCATCCTCTGTGCCAGGCTCAACGAGAAGAGCCAAGCATAAATGCTCAAGATCGCTGAAATCCATGATGCCTTGCTCTTGCTTCATGTCTCTATAAGCTTTATGAAAAGCAATCGTCAGTTCTACAAGACCTTCTATGATTGGATATTGAGCCTTAAACTGCTCTTGCAAGGTAGCTTCCGGAACGGTGAATATAGCGGTTTGCATGGCTTTGAGGTCATCTTTATTTTGAACTCCCAAAGATTTAAACTCTGCTACCAAAATAGGGTCATAAACTTGTGCCTCTTTTGAACCCATACGGAATTGATCCTTAATAAAAGTATCCATATGCTTACAAGCATCGCCCATATCATTCCAAGATTGAGCTGCTGAAAGCATACTTAGTGCAGCCAGTTGATTATCGTATATATTTTGCCACTTATGAGGACCTACGGGATTAAGTAAAATTTGCTCCATCCGCCCTAAGCGCTCCCGAATACGGTCGATAACAGCTAAATGATTCGACCACATATATTCGCCCCACATCGTATCACTAGGGTTTATGTTCATCGCCTCTTTATAAGGCTCCAAGGCTTTTCTTAGCCATCCATCGGGATTAGCAAGGGACATGGCGTAATTATATAAAGACATAATCTTTGCCGTTAAGCCCGCATCGGATTTATCGTCGCTGAAGAAGTCCGCTAGCTCATAGATATTATAAAGGCCCTCTTCATAGGATTTAGTTAATAAATCGGCTAATACCTCTTGCTGTAACAACGCCATTTCTGCTTCATTGCCGATACGAGCCGTTGGATTAATATCGAGCTTGTAGAAATAGGACCGGATTACCCATTGGCAAAAAGAGTGCAAGGTAGAAATATGAGCAGACGGCAATAGGTTAAGCTGTCGTTCAAGGCGTTCTTGCATTGCCGCATCCTCAGTGGATTCCATGGCTTTAGCCAAGGCAAGTCCAATACGAGCGCTCATCTCTTGAGCGGCCGCCTTTGTGAAAGTTACAACCATGAGTTCTTGAACGGATAAGGGATTATCCATATCCTTAAGGCGCGTAATAATGCGTTCTACGAGGACCGCCGTCTTACCTGAACCGGCAGCAGCCGCAACAAGTAAGGTCTGATTATCTAAGGAGGAGTCCTTAGGCGCTATGATGGCAGACTCCTGCTCTGGCGTCCATTTAACACCCATGGTCTTCACCTCCTTTATTACTAATACTTGCTACATTACTTTTATTTCCGTTGCTACTGTTATTTCTGTCGTTACTGTTGTTTGCGTCATTTCCGTCGCTTAAGACCTCTTTCATCCGTTCTAATGCATCGTCTTCAGACAATCTAGACAAATAATTATATCGATTACGGCTAGAGTCAAAGCGACATACCGTTCTGTAATCGCAGTATGTACAAGGTCTAAAGCCATTTAATTGATATGGCTTTATCGGGAACTGCCCTTCCCCAATGTGACGGCCCGTCTCAGCCATCACGTGATTTGTATAGCGGCACATTACGTCAAATTCGCCTGTAGACTTAACCTTCCGCAAGTCTCTGCTGGAAATGGTTTGATCTTTTTTCGTCGCAATCGGCACATAAGGCCCTCGCTTAGAACCATAGGACAAAAACTTATTGTCAATATGCGTCAACAGCTCTATATCATCGGAGAAGTACCCACTGTTTTGCCAAGCATCGCTTTCATTAGCCAACGAAACAGCATCTTCATAAGATATAGGCGCATCAGCAGGGATTTTCGGGTTCTTCACGTAAGAGTAAACCACCGATGCAGGGGACATAGATCCGCCATGTGTTTTACCATAAGCGGATTCTAACACCAGCAGATAGGTCATGAGCTGCAGTTTAAGGCCATAATACACATCTTGGGCCGTCACATGAGCGCCACCCGATTTGTAGTCGATAACCATACCATACGTTTGACCACCCCGTGTATATTCGTCGATGCGGTCAATTTGCCCGATGAGGCGCAAGTAACGGTCTTCACCAAGAGGGACTCGAATAGGGTCCCAGCCACCTTGACGACCAAAGTCTTGTTCTAAATACTTCGTATCAAAATCACTGCGCTTTGACCATTCTACGAGACGGTCTACCGTCACATGTAATGTTCTCTGTACACGTTGCTCGATGGCTTTTTGGTAGGCATCGCTCGTTTCTTCACCCAGTTGATTCTCTTGCAAGATTTCGTCTGCCACGGTGCGGCATAGATTTGCTTGTTCCTCTTCGTCGAGGTCACGCCATTGCTTGTTGTTTTCTAATAGATAATTACCTAAGCGCTCTAAATTCGCATGCAAGAACGTACCGATTTCAGGAGCACCAAAGGAGCGTACTGGACGCGGTTCTAATTTTAAACCATATTGAGCATAGAACTTAAACGGACATTGTTGGTATCGTTCAAGGCGCGTCACAGAACCAGACATATAGCCTTTAGATAAAAACAGCCCATTCACTAAATCCTGCGTAATGACAGGCACATCGTTGTTATCTCGAATGCCACGTGACACCTCCGCTAAACGAGAACGATAGGTTTCGCTTTCACGAGCCCAGTTATAGAGGCCCCACCAAAGAGGATTGACCTCATAACCACTAAAGAGCGCCCCCCAGCGCTCCGACAATAATGACAGACTTTGGAGTGGTCGCCATACATAATCCGCCTCTGTATCAGGTGCAATGGAGAGAGGAATCTCTACCGTCTGATCTACGTACCCAAGGGATTCTAATCGTTTCACCACGAGGGATGGCTCAAGACCAGTTCCATCCTCACCAGAGCCCGCATAGGACAAGGTCAACGAATCGGATGCCCGTGTCATGGCGAGGTATAATAGGAAATTCTCGTTGAAAGCCTTCGGCAAGGCACCTTCTGCTAAGGTAATGCCTGCATTGGCCAACTCTTGACGCTCCTTATCCTTGATGAGCCCTTCGTCGCCCATACTTTGAGGGAACACACCTTGGTTGAGGCCCATTACGAACACCTTAGGCCACCACTGGCTGTAACCACGTTCGATAGTGGTGATCACCACATGGTCTAAAGACGGCGGAATCATAGAATAATTGACATCACTCAAACCTTCTTCGAGAAGTAACATCATTTCATCCAAGGTCAATATTTCGTCCTTCATGACCATAGAAATTTCATCTATAAAGGAAAGGACCGCATTGTACATCTGTTCATGGCTAGCTTTGGATTCTTGATCACCTACAGTTTCTGCGTCCTTCACCCATTCATAGAGGCGCTCTGGCACTTGCAATGTTTCTAACAAGCCATATAATTGAGCTCCCCATTCTGCGCCCGTATGTCCATCACTATAAGCCGCAAAATCAAACCACGGAGATAGAACATCCATAATGGTTTGTCTTGCTTTGTTTACACGTGCTCTGCGTGGTGCATCTAAGTGGCTTTCTTCATCTTGCCCCTCATAAAAGCCTCGTAGGTACGGCCAGCTTTCACGTTCCCATTTATAATGGTCGATACCAAACTCGAGAACGTAGTTCTCTAACTCATCTACAGCCTCACGAGTGAGAGGCATCAAATCCGTCTTGAGCAAGAGGAACATGCTGTCTCGACTATAGTTATGACGCACGATATCAAAGAGGGCCGTCAACAGCTCGCCTAACGGATGGTTTTTCATAGGCCGCTGACGGTCGATAAAGTGCGGAATACCGTAGCGAGTAAAGACCTTTTCTAAGGTGTCACCATAGGTTTCAGACTCGCGAAGCATGATACATACATCTCGGTAACGAGCCTCTTCAGATGATTCTACATAGGCTAAAATACCACGAGCTACCGCATCTGCTTCGCGTTCCCGGTTATAGCCTCGAATAAGCGGAATCGTTTCATCTGTAGAGTTTTTCTTACTAGGGCTAATAAAGTAATTAGACTCTAACTCTCGAACGATTTGAGGGCCTCGTTTCCCGTCAAAGCCAACCCAGTTGATACTAGAGCCATAACGAGCGACTAAGGTGTCGTAAATCTCTAAAGGGCGGCTGAAGAGATGCTCCCCTCGACGAGCTAGATTTAACGCCTTTGGAGCCATCGGTAAATCGATAGTAATAACGGCCTCCTTCGACAAGTCAAACAAGGTATAAATCAACTCATAGTGTGTTGGCGTAAACCAATGGAAACCATCGATAAAGACGTGACTATTCTCCATGAGAGGAGATTGTGGCAAAGCCTCTACGATTTCCATGATAGGATCGATGTCGCGCTCCCCATGGCGACTGAGTTCCTCTTCATAAGCAGACATACAAATAGCTAGCTCGCGCAATTTCTTTTGTAATACATTATTTTTAACAAACTCTGCCCCTCGTTCTAGGTCATCAGGGCCTACACGAAAGGCGCGGAATTCAGAAAAGAGCTGTTGCAATACGGAGGAAAACTCAAGCCGCTTTGTAGCCTGTTCTAACAGCCCCAGTTCCTTTTGCTTTCGTTTCATTACAAGGCGCAACAACATAGACCGGCCAAAGCTTGATAAACTTGATTGACCGACCCCTTTTGAGCCTATCGATTGATATACCTGATAACCCAAACGACCAAAGCCTACGACGCGAACCGTAGTAAAGCCTTTCTCAGGCATACATTCAGCTAGCTCCCGTTCCACCCGATAGGTGGCAGGTTCAGGAACGAGCAAAATTATTGGTTCCCCTGGACAGTCTGTCATGACCTGACGTATGCGCTCATATACGGCGCGCGTCTTGCCTGATCCAGCTCGTCCATAATAGACGCTAATACTCATGAGACCTCCCTAGTGAAACTTTCACCATCTCAATTGATATAATCCACAAATGTATATTGCTCATATCAGTTAACGCATTAGAATAGCACTACACAAATTAATTGTAGCACTATACGAATTAGATATAGCATTAAACGAAATTTTTCGATATAATAAATTACTATACTGATTATTATTATATAGTAATATGACATTCTATGGCTAATTGTACAATATTTGACTCATCTGATTATATTTATTTATAATTAAGATAATATTTTATATTTTATTTACAATTAGCATGAATTCCTATATAATACAAGTTAGTATCTGTGTTATTTGTAAAATCATGTATTTAGGAGTAAATTATTATGAACAAAAAACATTTAGCAACTGCTTTTGCAGTATTTGCAGCGACAACAATGTCTTTCTCTGCTTTTGCTGCAACTATCGATGCTAATGCACGCGCTTACGAACGTGCTTCAGCAGAGCAATATTCTTATCCTGCACCACAAGCGGCTACGCCAGCTTACCAAACTAGTTATGCCACAAGTGCACCACGTCCTGGTTACAAACCATTGCCAGCAGTGCCTTATACAGCAGGCGATATGGCTCAACAAATGCCTGTATCTAAAGAATTAGGTGATCCAATCTTTGTGGCACCTCAAACAACAGCTGTAGGTCTTCAAATCATGGATCCTATCCCTACTGAAGCCCAACCTGTATACCAAGAAACTGTAAACTCCGTAACAGCTAATGGCAACGGCAGTTCCTACGTTTCTCGCTACAAAGCTAACCAATTGAACGCTTTCGACTTGTTGTTAAATGGTAAAACTTACACATATGACTTGCCTGCATACACTAACGGCTACCAAGTGAAAACTGCTAGCTCTTACAACCGTGCTGGCAACGGTGTTGCGAATGTATTCTCTACAAACGTAATCACTGAAGCAGTTGTAAACAACAATTCTTTGCGCATCACTGTAAACATGACTCAACCAACAGCTGTAGCAGCTGCTAAATTGCGTTCCATGCAACAATCTGGTCAAGTAGCAAGTGGTGA
This window contains:
- a CDS encoding PD-(D/E)XK nuclease family protein, which codes for MSISVYYGRAGSGKTRAVYERIRQVMTDCPGEPIILLVPEPATYRVERELAECMPEKGFTTVRVVGFGRLGYQVYQSIGSKGVGQSSLSSFGRSMLLRLVMKRKQKELGLLEQATKRLEFSSVLQQLFSEFRAFRVGPDDLERGAEFVKNNVLQKKLRELAICMSAYEEELSRHGERDIDPIMEIVEALPQSPLMENSHVFIDGFHWFTPTHYELIYTLFDLSKEAVITIDLPMAPKALNLARRGEHLFSRPLEIYDTLVARYGSSINWVGFDGKRGPQIVRELESNYFISPSKKNSTDETIPLIRGYNREREADAVARGILAYVESSEEARYRDVCIMLRESETYGDTLEKVFTRYGIPHFIDRQRPMKNHPLGELLTALFDIVRHNYSRDSMFLLLKTDLMPLTREAVDELENYVLEFGIDHYKWERESWPYLRGFYEGQDEESHLDAPRRARVNKARQTIMDVLSPWFDFAAYSDGHTGAEWGAQLYGLLETLQVPERLYEWVKDAETVGDQESKASHEQMYNAVLSFIDEISMVMKDEILTLDEMMLLLEEGLSDVNYSMIPPSLDHVVITTIERGYSQWWPKVFVMGLNQGVFPQSMGDEGLIKDKERQELANAGITLAEGALPKAFNENFLLYLAMTRASDSLTLSYAGSGEDGTGLEPSLVVKRLESLGYVDQTVEIPLSIAPDTEADYVWRPLQSLSLLSERWGALFSGYEVNPLWWGLYNWARESETYRSRLAEVSRGIRDNNDVPVITQDLVNGLFLSKGYMSGSVTRLERYQQCPFKFYAQYGLKLEPRPVRSFGAPEIGTFLHANLERLGNYLLENNKQWRDLDEEEQANLCRTVADEILQENQLGEETSDAYQKAIEQRVQRTLHVTVDRLVEWSKRSDFDTKYLEQDFGRQGGWDPIRVPLGEDRYLRLIGQIDRIDEYTRGGQTYGMVIDYKSGGAHVTAQDVYYGLKLQLMTYLLVLESAYGKTHGGSMSPASVVYSYVKNPKIPADAPISYEDAVSLANESDAWQNSGYFSDDIELLTHIDNKFLSYGSKRGPYVPIATKKDQTISSRDLRKVKSTGEFDVMCRYTNHVMAETGRHIGEGQFPIKPYQLNGFRPCTYCDYRTVCRFDSSRNRYNYLSRLSEDDALERMKEVLSDGNDANNSNDRNNSSNGNKSNVASISNKGGEDHGC
- the addA gene encoding helicase-exonuclease AddAB subunit AddA; its protein translation is MGVKWTPEQESAIIAPKDSSLDNQTLLVAAAAGSGKTAVLVERIITRLKDMDNPLSVQELMVVTFTKAAAQEMSARIGLALAKAMESTEDAAMQERLERQLNLLPSAHISTLHSFCQWVIRSYFYKLDINPTARIGNEAEMALLQQEVLADLLTKSYEEGLYNIYELADFFSDDKSDAGLTAKIMSLYNYAMSLANPDGWLRKALEPYKEAMNINPSDTMWGEYMWSNHLAVIDRIRERLGRMEQILLNPVGPHKWQNIYDNQLAALSMLSAAQSWNDMGDACKHMDTFIKDQFRMGSKEAQVYDPILVAEFKSLGVQNKDDLKAMQTAIFTVPEATLQEQFKAQYPIIEGLVELTIAFHKAYRDMKQEQGIMDFSDLEHLCLALLVEPGTEDDPQPSEVAKELQDTFKEIMVDEYQDTNGVQETIINLISRVDNRFYVGDVKQAIYSFRMADSSLFMEKYNTYGGTDAVERRIDLAKNFRSDANILAATNFLFYQIMTEDAAELNYTEAESLIPGRIVEDVPEDWVGGDVELQLLDVSKDTLGASESDEDEGDDPENNERELDFIIQKIKEIHAAKKQVQNPDGTFRQIEWRDFAILRRSLAGWGTRAVEAMRQAGIPAVVNERDGYFEAQEIQLLLALLSIIDNPEQDLPMAAVLHSGLVGLDANELGALRLSGEGSLWSLMPAYAEVAQDERLLAFIGHMERWRTLSRRHGVTDLLWDIYESQDYVNYVGAMPNGLVRRANVLALYDRAKGYEASGFRGLFRFLRFVESLRDSNQDMPLANVVSEADNVVRLMTIHKSKGLEFPVVFLSGVQKRFNMMDLRSELLIDKNAGLGLKGYFPDIRVSFPTMPWFYVKDVKEAALKAEEQRILYVALTRARDKLFMTGFIKGFKNSKGVLSTMGELIKNAASVETQQLPTDIITQANTYLDWMMMGFARHLDGGNPLRVAIEYEGPTYFDLPDKQCRLKVEIHDGSLYGDLDYKADIDETTINKVRDLKAVNSVELPQEIVDRFNYTYPYNDATRRTAKISVSELKRRFQERELEAGNIDTLNESVAIVDLGAKRAVSDAVQSIKLDTTNPNLSADDTSNISVQPVKVSEDDLANSVFGRKPQALQSKEDVLTGAQWGTLMHEAMQWLPLVKYTQASLTKELDALVAKGTFTEEERNLLSDTSLYKFFSSDLGKRLINAKRIERELPFSMLFEGKRVYDTLEDGENLFLQGIIDTAFEESGEWVLVDYKTDRVTSGEDLIKRYKIQMDLYKEALQRLTGMPVKACYIYSFRLHDAIIVD